The nucleotide sequence GGAATCGCCGGCGTCCTCGTTGATCGGAATCCGGATCTTGCCGTCCGGGCTGGTCAGCGCGCGGGAGAACAGGCCGGAGGCGCGGCCCTCGATGTCGAAGAAGCGAATCTGGCGGAAGTTGAACAGTTTTTCATAGAATCCAGTCCAGACATCCATGCGGCCGCGATGGACGTTGTGGGTGAGGTGATCGATGTAATAGAGCCCCGCGCCCGTGGGACGCGGATCCCTCGCGCCGAGCCATTCGAACTCGATGTCATAGGCCGAGCCCTTGGCGCCGTAGCGGTCGACGAAATAAAGCACGCTGCCGCCGATGCCCTTGATGGCGGGAACATCGAGCGTCTTCTGCGCGGAAGAGACATCAGCCGCCTCCGCACCGAGCGCGAGCGCCCGCTCATAGGCCTTTCTCGCATCGACCACGCGAAACGCCATCGACGGCGCGCAAGGACCATGCGCGGCGACGAAGCCATGGCCATGGGTGCCCGGCTCCTCGTTGACCAGATAGTTGATGTCGCCCTGGCGATAGACCGTGATCTTCTTGGTCTTGTGGCGGGCAACCGGCACATAGCCCATCAGCTCGAACAGCGCGTGCAGCTCTTCAGGCTTCGGGTGGGCATACTCGACGAACTCAAAGCCGTCGGTGCCCATCGGGTTGTCGGCGCTGATGGTGGCGGCCGGTGCATCGTGCGGAAACGGACCCATGGCGAATCTCCCGAAAATTGATCTGGATCAATATCGATCGAAACCGACGCAAAGTGCATGCAAACGGGCTCGCGCTAGGCTAGGATGGCGCACATTTCGTGCACAAAACAGGTAATTTACGCATGACACCTGTAGACGCCTTCGACCTCAGAATGCTGGCCGCGCTGCAGGACGATGGCCGGCTGACCAACCAGCAGCTCGCCGACCTCGTCGGCCTGTCGGCCTCGCAATGCTCGCGGCGGCGGATGCGGCTGGAGGAAGAGAAGGTGATCGTGGGCTACCACGCCGACCTCGCCGGCGAAGCCCTCGGCTTCAACCTGATCGCCTTCATCCACGTCACGCTGGCGACGCATTCGCCCGACAACTCCAAGAAATTCCGCGCGCTGGTGGGCCGCGTCGACGACATCCAGGAGGCCTACTCGCTGACCGGCGACGCCGACTACGTGCTCAAGGTCGTGCTGCGCGACCTCAAGGACCTCTCCGGCCTCGTCAATGACGTGCTGATGCCGCACCAGAGCGTCGCGCATGTGCGCTCATCGATCGTGTTAGACCGGCTGAAGGAGAGCGCGAGGCTGCCGTTGAAGTCCTAACGTGGCGCGATTCGAGGGAAATTTGTCATTCGCGTTTTCCCTCCGATTTGCGATGATCCCCTGCGATTCACATCACGAGACCTCCATGGCGCTGCAACTCCGGCCGAACTGCGAATATTGCGACAAGGACCTGCCGCCAAATGCGATGGACGCGCGGATATGCTCCTACGAGTGCACGTTCTGCGCGGATTGCGTGGAGAACAAGCTGCACAATGTCTGCCCGAACTGCGGCGGCGGTTTTGTGCCGCGGCCAATCCGGCCCGCCACCGAGCGGCGGCCCGGCGTGTGCGTCACCAAGCAGTTGCCCTCGGACAAGCGCGTGCATTTGAAATACAGCGTAGAGGACATCGCCGCGCATTCGGCGAAGCTGCGGGATATACCGCCGCAGGAGCGGTGAACGCGGTCGCGTAGGGTGGGCAAAGGCGCCCTTTGCGCCGTGCCCACCACTCCCATCTCGATACATTGCTTGAAATGGTGGGCACGCTTCGCTTTGCCCACCCTACGACTCTTCGCAATGACGGAGAGAGTGTCACTCCGCCGCCAAAATCGTCCCTTCGACCTCGCCAAATCCGACGCGGTAGCCGTTGCCCTGGCACCAGCCGCGCAGCACGAGCGAGTCGCCATCCTCCAGGAACGAGCGCTTCACGCCCTCGGTCAGTTCGACCGGCTCGGTGCCGTTCCAGCTTATCTCCAACAGACTGCCGCGCTGGTCCTTCTCCGGACCGGAGATGGTGCCGGACCCCAAGAGATCTCCGACGTTCATGGCGCAGCCGCACGCAGCATGGTGCACGAGCTGCTGCACCGACGACCAGTACATGTATTTGAAATTGGTGCGGCTGATATTTTTCGGCGCATTCATCGGCGCCGCGCGCAAGTCCACCTCTAGCGCCATATCGTAATTGTTGGGCTGCGCCTGCTGCAGATAGGCCAGCGGCTTCGGGTCCTGCGCAGGGCCGTACAGGCGAAACGGCTCCAGCGCCTCGCGCGTCACCACCCACGGGCTGATCGAGGTCGCGAATACTTTTGCCTGGAACGGCCCGAGCGGTACATACTCCCACTGCTGGATGTCGCGCGCGCTCCAGTCGTTCAGGATCACGAAGCCGAAGATCATTTCCTCGGCCTGCTTTTCGGTGAGCATTTCGCCCATCACCGACGGCTGGCCGACCACCGCGCCCATTTCCAGCTCGAAATCGAGCCGCTTGCAAGGCCCAAAACTGGGCAGATCAGCGGTCGGCGGCTTCAATTGCCCACGCGGACGGCGCACCGGCGTGCCGCTGACGACGACGGTCGAGGCCCGGCCGTTGTAGCCGATCGGCATATGCAGCCAGTTCGGCTGCAGCGCATTGTCCTTGCCGCGGAACATCACACCGACGTTGGTGGCATGCTCCTTTGACGAATAGAAGTCGGTGTAGCCGGAGACCGCGAATGGCAGATGCAGCTTGACGTCGGCCATCGGTACCATCGCCCGCTTGCGCAGCTTCTCATTGTCACGGAGTTCGGGATGATCATCCCGCAGAAGCTCGCTGATCCGCGCACGCGTGCTCGACCACGCCCTGGGCCCCAGCGCCATGAACGGGTTGAGCTGCTGCGCGGCGAACACCGCGGGTTCGACGACGTCGAACCGGCAATCCTGCGCGAGCTGCCAGAGATCGAGCACGTAATCGCCGATCGCGACGCCTATGCGTGGAGCAAGGCCGTCCTTCGCGGAGAACACGCCGTAAGGGAGATTCTGGATCGGAAAATGGGAATCGGGCGCGACTTCGATGAAGGAGCGGAGTTTGGGGTCGTTGGGATGGGGCATGGTTTCCTGCCGAGTTTCTGACACGCTCTATCCGCCGCCATTCCGGGATGCGCCGAAGGCGCAGGCCCGGAATCCATTGGGCCGCGGAAGCCGCCGGAGAAATGGATTCCGGGCTCGCGCTTCGCGCGCCCCGGAATGACAACGAGTGTTACCTCACGGCTTGTTCGGATCGAACCGCTTCTCCAGGCCCTTCCAGCAATCGGCATAGTCATCCTGCAACGTCGCCGACGTCGCCGCATGCTGAGTAACGCGCTGCGGGAAACGCGTTTCGAACATGAACGCCATAGTGCCGGTCAATTTCACCGGCTTCAATTCGCCGTTGCTGGCGTGATCGAAGGCCTGGCGATCCGGACCATGTGGCAGCATCATGTTGTGCAACGAAATGCCGCCGGGGACAAAACCTTCCGGCTTGGCGTCGTAGACGCCGTAGATCAGCCCCATGAACTCCGACATGATATTCATGTGATACCAGGGCGGACGGAACGTGTTTTCCGCCACCGCCCAGCGTTCCGGGAAGATGACAAAATCGATATTCGCGGTGCCCGCGGTTTCCGATGGCGAGGTCAGCACCGTGAAGATCGAGGGATCGGGATGGTCGAAGCCGATGGCGCCGACCGGCGAGAAGGTGCGCAGATCGTATTTGTAGGGCGCGTAGTTGCCGTGCCACGCCACCACGTCGATCGGCGAATGCGGCAAGATGGCCTTGAACAGCGAACCGCCCCACTTCACGTAGAGTTCGGTCGGCGCATCCTTGTCCTCGTACGCCGCTACGGGGGTAAGAAAGTCGCGCGAATTGGCTAGGCAGTTGGCGCCGATCGGCCCGCGCTCCGGCAGCGTGAAGGCGCCGCCGTAGTTTTCGCAGAGATAGCCGCGCGCGGGCCCTGACGGAATCTCGACGCGGAATTTCACGCCGCGCGGGATCACGGCGATCTCGCCCGGCTCGATATCGATACGACCGAACTCGGTGACGAGGCACAGATTGCCCTGCTGAGCCACGAACATCATCTCGCCGTCGGCATTGTAGAAGTGCTGATCGACCATCGACTTGGTGATGAGATAAACATGCGCCGCCATGCCCGCCTGGGTGTTGGCGTCACCTGCGGTGGTCATGGTCTGCACGCCCTGCAGGAAGGTCACGTCTTCCTTCGGAATCGGCGCCGGATCCCAACGCAGTTGCGCGATCGGCAGATCATATTCGTGGCACGGCGCGGTGCGCCACAGCCCGGCGTCGGCTTTCGCAAACCGGCCAGAATGCTTCACCGACGGGCGGATGCGATAGAGCCAGGAGCGCTCGTTGCTGCCGCGTGGCGCGGTGAAGGGCGAGCCTGAAAGCTGCTCGGCATAGAGCCCGTAGGCGCAGCGCTGCGGCGAGTTGCGCCCCATCGGTAGCGCGCCGGGCAGCGCTTCGGTCTCAAAGCTGTTGCCGAAGCCGGACATGTAGCCCGGCGTCAGTTGCGCCGAGCTTCGAACGATCTGATTGGGCGAGGTGTTGATATTCATGGTCATCCTCCTCCTTGCAGGGCGGCCCACATTTCCTGGTCGCGCTTGTCGGTCCAGATTACGGGATCGTCGATCCCGGACGCCTCGTCGAACGCGCGCGAGACGTTGAACGGCAGGCAGTGTTCGTAAATGGCAAAGCTGGAAAACTTCGGATCCATTACCTCGCGCGTCGTGGCAAAGGTCTCCTTCAGCGTGCGGCCCTTGGCGACCGAGCTCTCCGCCGCGCCGTAAAGCGAGGTGACGAAATCGCGCGTCATCGCGATCGCGTCGCGCCCGGTTGAAAGTCCCTTCAGCGCATCGCCACGGCCCGGCGCGATCGCTTTGGGATTGAAGGCGCGGATTTCATTCAGCGTGGCCGGCCATTCGCGCAAATGCGCGTCGCCGCAATAGCAGGCCGAGTGATATTCAATGAGGTCGCCGGAGAACATCACTTCGGCATCCGGCACCCAGGCCACGATATCGCCCGACGTGTGCCCGGCGCCTAGCTGCATCAGCCGCACCTCGCGTTTTCCCAGATAGATCGACATCTCGCCTTCAAAGGTCAGCGTCGGCCAGGTCAGGCCGGGAATGCTCTGCGCATCCTGGAACAGGCGCGGGAAGCGGCCATACTCGGAATCCCAATCCTGCTGGCCGCGCTCCCCGATCAGCCGGTGGGTTTCGGCCGAGGCCACGATGCCCTGTGCCTTGTAGGCAGAGGCGCCCAGCACGCGCACGGCGTGATAATGCGACAGCACGACATATTTGATAGGCTTGTCGGTAACGGTGCGAACGCGCTCGATCACTTTATTCGCCATCGCCGGCGTCGACTGCGCGTCGAACACCAGGCAGCCGTCGTCGCCGACGATGATCGCGGAGTTCGGATCGCCCTCGGCGGTGAACGCGTAGAGGTCAGTGCCGATTTCGGAGAAGGTGATCTTCTTCTCCGCCAGATCCGTGGTGGACGCGAAACCTTTGGCCATCAATTCGATTCCTGACTTCGTTCGAGACTTGAATTATTGCTGCTGTTGTTGCTGCTGCTGGCTCGCATCGAGCATCCGCCGCTTGGCGAGCGCGATGGCCTCGTTCAGCACATCGAGATCGCCGATGTGATTGGCGAGCACGAGCACCAGCGCCGCGTCGAGATCGGCGCTCTGCTCGTCGTTCAGCCCGCGGTGCGCCTCGACGATGGCGCGGAACGCATCATCGGGTTTGGCAAAATTCGAAGCGGTCGACAGCGCCATGAGAAACCTCAGTTCGAAACCTCAGTTGATGCCGGCAGCACGCGCCAGCGCAGCGTCGAGCCCCTCGCGGGTTGGATGCCGGAACCGCGCTGCGACATAGCCGTCGGGCCGCAACAGATAGGCGGTGCCGGGTTCGGCGTCGTAGCGCGTGGCGGCGAGGCCTGCAGAATCGGTCAGGCCATCTGTGCCGCCAATCCTGATCGCGCCCAGTCCTTCGGGCAGTTCCGGCGCGGCGCCATTATTAAACTCCAGCAGCGTGAACCGCGTTCCGGCGCCGATGAAGGCATCGGTGAGGAACATCGGTTCGCCGCGCCGGGCTGCCACCGGCGCGTCCGGCATCGAGGCGCCGGGACGCGGGCCGCCGCGCCAGGAATCGCCGTCGGCGGTCGAGAGCGGCGTCGCATAGACCGACGGCGTGGAGAGACGCCCGCCGTTCACCATGCGTTTGCCGAACTCGGTTTCCCTGGCGAGCGACAGCACCGCCTTGCGCAGCCGCGCTTCCTGGTGCGAGTTGGGCGCCATGAAGTCGGTCGAGCGGGTCGATTCGCGGATGTTCTCGTCCGCCGCCGCGCTGCGCTCGGTGTGGTAGCTCTCCAGCAGCGCCTCGGGCGACGTGCCCCGCAGCACGCGATCGAGCTTCCACGCCAGATTCTCGGCGTCCTCGAGCCCGGAATTGGCGCCGCGGGCGCCGAATGGCGAGACCTGATGCGCGGCATCGCCGGCAAAGATCACCCGGCCATGGATGAACTTGTTCATCCGCCGGCACTGGAATTTGTACAGCGAGATCCATTCGAAATCGAACTTGTCATGCCCGAGCATGCGGGCGATGCGCGGCCGCACGTTCTCCGGCTGCTTTTCGACTGCCGGATCGGCAGAGCGATCGAGCTGCAGGTCAATCCGCCAGATGTCGTCGGGCTGCTTGTGCAGCAGTGCGGAGCGTCCGGCATGGAACGGCGGATCGAACCAGAACCAGCGCTCAGTCGGGAACGCCGCCGTCATCCTGACGTCGGCGATCAGGAACTGGTCCTCGAACATCTGGCCTGCGAATTCCGCGCCCACCATTTGCCGCACCGAGGACCGGGCACCATCGCAGGCGATGACGTATTGCGCGGCCAGCCGGTAGGCACCATCCGGCGTCTGGACCGTCAAAGCCACGTGGTCGTTGCGCGGCTCAAGCGCCGTCACCTTGTTACGCCAGCGCAGGTCGACAGCAGGCAGTTCTCCAACGCGATCGACCAGATAGGCTTCGGCGTAGAATTGCTGCAGGTTGATGAAGGCTGGCCGCTTGTGGCCCTCCTCCGGCAGCAGATTGAACTGGTAGAGCTGCTGCTCGCCGTGAAAGATCTTGCCGACGCTCCACACCACGCCCTTGTCGACCATGCGTTGGCCGATGCCGAGCCGGTCCCAGAATTCGAGCGAGCGTTTTGAGAAGCAGATCGCTCGCGAGCCCTCGCCGATCCGGTCGGCGTCGTCGAGCAGCACCACGGATTGCCCGCGCTGCGCCAGATCAATTGCCAGCGACAGCCCCACCGGGCCTGCGCCGACCACGACGATCGGGTGTTCGGCGATATCAGTGCCGGCCCGATCCTGATCGGGATGGCGGCGATAGCCGAATTGGGTCTTAGTCAGCGCCATGCGGGCTCAACCCCGTGACTAGAGCTTATCGGTTCTGATTGAATCAGAACCGATAAGCTTAGATTCCTGTTTTGACGCGTTTTCTTGACGCGAACCGGTATCCACTTCGCTCGAAAACGCTGGCTAGTGGCGTGCGACCCTGCTAAATTAGTCGCACCTGCAACTATCTTAAATCCCGAGCCGACCCCGGCGTCAACTCAAATTGAGGCGATCCTTGCCAAAAGCGATTTCAGGCGAAGTAGCCGCCGGCCAGCGCGAAGGAGGCGTGTCCAAGCGAAGTCCCAGGCTGGACCTGTTCGGATTCGTGCCGTTCCGCCTGAACCGGCTGGCCGCCGAAGTCAGTTCGGCGCTCTCGGTCGAATATGCCACGCGCTACGGGCTCGATATTCCGGAATGGCGTGTGCTGGCGACGCTCGGCTTCCGCCACGATGCCTGCAGCGCGCAATACATTGCCCACTGCACCCGCACGCATAAGTCCACCATCAGCCGCGCGGTCACGTCGCTGATGAAGCGGCAGATCATCGAGCGCGTCGAGAACGAGGACGACCGCCGCGAATTCCGCCTGCGCCTGACGCACAAGGGCGCGGCGCTCTACGAGGAACTGATCCCGCGCCTGTTGCGCAAGGAGCAGGAAATCCTGTCAGGCCTCTCCGCGCAGGAGCGGCGCGATTTCGCGCGGCTGCTCGGCAAGATCGAGCAGAGCCTCGATCTGGTGCAGACCAGCGAGGAGGTGGACGCGAAGGAAGCCTACTAAATCACTCACTTCACTGCCGTCACCACAATCTCCACGATGTGCGGCGGCTCGAGATCGACACCGAGGCAAGCGCGCATCGGCGGGTTCTTGGTATCGACCCATTCATCCCAGGCGCGGTTCATCTCGCCCTTGCGCGTGATGTCGGTGACATAGACGATGGCCGACAGGATC is from Bradyrhizobium sp. AZCC 2176 and encodes:
- the hppD gene encoding 4-hydroxyphenylpyruvate dioxygenase, translating into MGPFPHDAPAATISADNPMGTDGFEFVEYAHPKPEELHALFELMGYVPVARHKTKKITVYRQGDINYLVNEEPGTHGHGFVAAHGPCAPSMAFRVVDARKAYERALALGAEAADVSSAQKTLDVPAIKGIGGSVLYFVDRYGAKGSAYDIEFEWLGARDPRPTGAGLYYIDHLTHNVHRGRMDVWTGFYEKLFNFRQIRFFDIEGRASGLFSRALTSPDGKIRIPINEDAGDSGQIEEYLNIYCGEGIQHIACGARDIYATVESLREAGLPFMPSPPDTYFERIDARLPQHGEDVARLQRDGILIDGEGVVDGDHTKVLLQIFSANAIGLIFFEFIQRKGDDGFGEGNFKALFESIEEDQIRRGVLKVGNAA
- a CDS encoding Lrp/AsnC family transcriptional regulator → MTPVDAFDLRMLAALQDDGRLTNQQLADLVGLSASQCSRRRMRLEEEKVIVGYHADLAGEALGFNLIAFIHVTLATHSPDNSKKFRALVGRVDDIQEAYSLTGDADYVLKVVLRDLKDLSGLVNDVLMPHQSVAHVRSSIVLDRLKESARLPLKS
- a CDS encoding DUF1272 domain-containing protein, with the translated sequence MALQLRPNCEYCDKDLPPNAMDARICSYECTFCADCVENKLHNVCPNCGGGFVPRPIRPATERRPGVCVTKQLPSDKRVHLKYSVEDIAAHSAKLRDIPPQER
- the fahA gene encoding fumarylacetoacetase produces the protein MPHPNDPKLRSFIEVAPDSHFPIQNLPYGVFSAKDGLAPRIGVAIGDYVLDLWQLAQDCRFDVVEPAVFAAQQLNPFMALGPRAWSSTRARISELLRDDHPELRDNEKLRKRAMVPMADVKLHLPFAVSGYTDFYSSKEHATNVGVMFRGKDNALQPNWLHMPIGYNGRASTVVVSGTPVRRPRGQLKPPTADLPSFGPCKRLDFELEMGAVVGQPSVMGEMLTEKQAEEMIFGFVILNDWSARDIQQWEYVPLGPFQAKVFATSISPWVVTREALEPFRLYGPAQDPKPLAYLQQAQPNNYDMALEVDLRAAPMNAPKNISRTNFKYMYWSSVQQLVHHAACGCAMNVGDLLGSGTISGPEKDQRGSLLEISWNGTEPVELTEGVKRSFLEDGDSLVLRGWCQGNGYRVGFGEVEGTILAAE
- the hmgA gene encoding homogentisate 1,2-dioxygenase yields the protein MNINTSPNQIVRSSAQLTPGYMSGFGNSFETEALPGALPMGRNSPQRCAYGLYAEQLSGSPFTAPRGSNERSWLYRIRPSVKHSGRFAKADAGLWRTAPCHEYDLPIAQLRWDPAPIPKEDVTFLQGVQTMTTAGDANTQAGMAAHVYLITKSMVDQHFYNADGEMMFVAQQGNLCLVTEFGRIDIEPGEIAVIPRGVKFRVEIPSGPARGYLCENYGGAFTLPERGPIGANCLANSRDFLTPVAAYEDKDAPTELYVKWGGSLFKAILPHSPIDVVAWHGNYAPYKYDLRTFSPVGAIGFDHPDPSIFTVLTSPSETAGTANIDFVIFPERWAVAENTFRPPWYHMNIMSEFMGLIYGVYDAKPEGFVPGGISLHNMMLPHGPDRQAFDHASNGELKPVKLTGTMAFMFETRFPQRVTQHAATSATLQDDYADCWKGLEKRFDPNKP
- a CDS encoding MBL fold metallo-hydrolase codes for the protein MAKGFASTTDLAEKKITFSEIGTDLYAFTAEGDPNSAIIVGDDGCLVFDAQSTPAMANKVIERVRTVTDKPIKYVVLSHYHAVRVLGASAYKAQGIVASAETHRLIGERGQQDWDSEYGRFPRLFQDAQSIPGLTWPTLTFEGEMSIYLGKREVRLMQLGAGHTSGDIVAWVPDAEVMFSGDLIEYHSACYCGDAHLREWPATLNEIRAFNPKAIAPGRGDALKGLSTGRDAIAMTRDFVTSLYGAAESSVAKGRTLKETFATTREVMDPKFSSFAIYEHCLPFNVSRAFDEASGIDDPVIWTDKRDQEMWAALQGGG
- a CDS encoding DUF2783 domain-containing protein translates to MALSTASNFAKPDDAFRAIVEAHRGLNDEQSADLDAALVLVLANHIGDLDVLNEAIALAKRRMLDASQQQQQQQQ
- a CDS encoding FAD-dependent oxidoreductase, whose amino-acid sequence is MALTKTQFGYRRHPDQDRAGTDIAEHPIVVVGAGPVGLSLAIDLAQRGQSVVLLDDADRIGEGSRAICFSKRSLEFWDRLGIGQRMVDKGVVWSVGKIFHGEQQLYQFNLLPEEGHKRPAFINLQQFYAEAYLVDRVGELPAVDLRWRNKVTALEPRNDHVALTVQTPDGAYRLAAQYVIACDGARSSVRQMVGAEFAGQMFEDQFLIADVRMTAAFPTERWFWFDPPFHAGRSALLHKQPDDIWRIDLQLDRSADPAVEKQPENVRPRIARMLGHDKFDFEWISLYKFQCRRMNKFIHGRVIFAGDAAHQVSPFGARGANSGLEDAENLAWKLDRVLRGTSPEALLESYHTERSAAADENIRESTRSTDFMAPNSHQEARLRKAVLSLARETEFGKRMVNGGRLSTPSVYATPLSTADGDSWRGGPRPGASMPDAPVAARRGEPMFLTDAFIGAGTRFTLLEFNNGAAPELPEGLGAIRIGGTDGLTDSAGLAATRYDAEPGTAYLLRPDGYVAARFRHPTREGLDAALARAAGIN
- a CDS encoding MarR family winged helix-turn-helix transcriptional regulator, encoding MSKRSPRLDLFGFVPFRLNRLAAEVSSALSVEYATRYGLDIPEWRVLATLGFRHDACSAQYIAHCTRTHKSTISRAVTSLMKRQIIERVENEDDRREFRLRLTHKGAALYEELIPRLLRKEQEILSGLSAQERRDFARLLGKIEQSLDLVQTSEEVDAKEAY